The genomic DNA GTGGCACAGGGCCACCATCGAAGACGGAGGGGTGGGGGCCCACGACCAGCGGGCTCTCGTGACGGAGGAGGGTGTGGGATGAAGACGGTCTACAAGTGGCTGGCATTCCTCGTCGCGCTCGAGGTGGTCGTCCAGGGTGCTGTGATGGTCTGGGGCATCGCCGGGCTGGGCCTGTGGGTCGACGGTGGCGGGGTGCTCGACAAGGCGACGTTCGAGAACGCGTTCGAGGGCGGCGAGACACCGTTCCCGGAGTTCGCCGGACTGATGCTGCACGGCATGAACGGCATGATGATCATCCCGGTGATCGCGCTCCTGCTGCTCCTTGCCTCGTTCTTCGCCAAGGTGCCCAAGGGTGTTCGGTGGGCGGCGGGTGTCGTCGTCCTCGTGGCACTGCAGATGACGCTCGGGCTCATGGGCCACGAGATCCCGGCCCTCGGGGCCCTGCACGGCGCCAACGCCCTGCTGCTCTTCTCGACGGCGCTGTGGACGGGCCTGCGCGTCACACGGTCTCAGTCCACGAGCCGGCACGTCGAGGCAGCGGAGCGCGTTGCCGTCTGAGCACTCGGCCGCCGAGGAGCTCGACCCGCACACCGGGGAGACCGGGGCGGGTC from Pedococcus aerophilus includes the following:
- a CDS encoding DUF6220 domain-containing protein, which encodes MKTVYKWLAFLVALEVVVQGAVMVWGIAGLGLWVDGGGVLDKATFENAFEGGETPFPEFAGLMLHGMNGMMIIPVIALLLLLASFFAKVPKGVRWAAGVVVLVALQMTLGLMGHEIPALGALHGANALLLFSTALWTGLRVTRSQSTSRHVEAAERVAV